TGCCGCCAGGGTTTCCGGCCGCCTCCGCGAACCTCGCCCCGGGTTTTTCCCTTGTGAGTCCCCTGCCTCATATTGGCCAGTTCTGCCCGGACAGCTGCATGCATGCAGTGTTCATTCGGTTCAATTCCGAATACGTCCGGCGAGAGTTCCACCGTTGCGTTTAAAGGACTTCCGTCATTTTTCAGTACTTGTATTTTCATGTCCATCAATCCTCTAACTTCATAATGCGGATGATCCCGTTCCTCGCGCCTGGAACACTGCCTTTAACCAGCAACAGGTTTCTCTCCGTGTTCACTTCGACGACTCTCAGGTTCCGGATAGTGACGGTCTCGTTTCCCATCTGTCCAGCCATGCGCATCCCCTTCCATACTCTGGAGGGTGATGAACTGGCACCGATGGAACCGGGAGCCCTGAGGCGGTCACTCTGACCATGGGTCTTAGGTCCCCCGCGGAAACCATGACGCTTCACCCCACCCTGGAATCCTTTTCCCTTGGATGTGCCGGTAACGGCGACAACATCCCCGGGTTTGAAGATATCCACGGTGATTTCTGTGCCGGTTTTCAATCCGTCCGCTTCAAAATCACGAAACTCTTTCAATACTCTGAGTGCTTTACCGCTCTTTTTCAAATGCCCCAGTCTGGGCTTATTCAAGACTTTTTCCCGGGCTTCTTCAAAACCAAGTTGTACCGCATTGTATCCGTCTTTATCCTGCGTTTTGATCTGTGTTACATAACACGGACCCGCTTCAATGACGGTTACGGGAATATTCCTGCCGTACTGGTCGAAGATTCGGGTTAATCCGATTTTTCGTCCTATGATTCCGTTCACCGTTTATACCTTTATCTCTATATCAACACCTGCGGGTAAATCCAGCTTCATCAATTCATCAATGGTTTTTGTGGTCGTATTCAATATTTCCACAATCCGTTTATGAACCTTCATCTGGAACTGTTCACGGGATTTCTTGTTCACATGAGGTGAACGAAGAACTGTATAGACTGATTTGCGGGTTGGCAAAGGAATGGGGCCGGCAATGACGGCTCCGGTTGCCTTAGCCCGCTGGACAATCTTTTCCGTGGATTTATCCAACAGGTTATGATCGTATGATTTTAATGCTATGCGTATTTTTTGTCCTGCCATGATGGTCTGCTTTCCTATTCAATAATGTCCGTCACAACACCGGCACCTACGGTCCGTCCGCCTTCACGGATGGCAAACCGCAACTCTTTTTCCATGGCGATGGGGACGATCAGTTCCACCGTAAAGGTGATCTTGTCACCCGGCATGACCATCTCGACGCCTTCCGGCAGTTCCACCGATCCCGTCACATCCGTGGTCCGAAAATAAAACTGGGGACGGTATCCTTTTACGAACGGTGTATGGCGACCGCCTTCTTCTTTCTTCAGAATGTAGACCTCTGCCTTGAACTTGGTATGGGGCGTAATCGATCCCGGTTTCGCCAAAACCATTCCGCGACGGAGATAGTTCTTGTCAATTCCCCGCAACAGAAGACCTGCATTGTCGCCGGCCTGGCCCTGATCCAGAAGCTTCCGGAACATCTCCACGCCTGTGACAACCGTCTTCTTGATCTCTTTCTCAATACCGACAATCTCCACTTCATCGCCCACACGAACGATTCCACGTTCTATACGGCCTGTTCCCACGG
This window of the Candidatus Neomarinimicrobiota bacterium genome carries:
- the rplC gene encoding 50S ribosomal protein L3: MNGIIGRKIGLTRIFDQYGRNIPVTVIEAGPCYVTQIKTQDKDGYNAVQLGFEEAREKVLNKPRLGHLKKSGKALRVLKEFRDFEADGLKTGTEITVDIFKPGDVVAVTGTSKGKGFQGGVKRHGFRGGPKTHGQSDRLRAPGSIGASSSPSRVWKGMRMAGQMGNETVTIRNLRVVEVNTERNLLLVKGSVPGARNGIIRIMKLED
- the rpsJ gene encoding 30S ribosomal protein S10 codes for the protein MAGQKIRIALKSYDHNLLDKSTEKIVQRAKATGAVIAGPIPLPTRKSVYTVLRSPHVNKKSREQFQMKVHKRIVEILNTTTKTIDELMKLDLPAGVDIEIKV